The following are encoded in a window of Thermoanaerobacter ethanolicus JW 200 genomic DNA:
- a CDS encoding ParB/RepB/Spo0J family partition protein, which produces MNNFNINSFNNDEEFKIEFLEENEDFKIEIPGMIEFPAETPVVKQEQKEPKKEVKQKDNIPEKPTIQMISAELLKENLLNREFFDDIEGRQWEEFLESIRTSGILTPLIVTDDYTVVSGSQRLRAARELGLKEVPCIVKEYKNKDGIKKEDWILKELLEVNYRQRGIANLNPIKVAKGILELERIYEIQRGNNQYLRSGTSLSGEPLPKKSQSEIMDTLGIKKSYYYKLKRLNELIPAIQQLVRENKIPVSVATEIAYLEPSIQELLYKTLKEDIMEISMQEVQMIREQAEKDMQDLIDQLNELIRQNREKDLEIKQKEDEIKQKETLIEQYKTAIEFTNEQLKKLQNKPIEKIEVIPDNIKQEIENLKKQQENIYEKLKQTEEELKKAKQEYEQIKQEKENYKTLWLKEKNGNTQKLWRITESLENTKRELEKLDLDILASFDEQDKESFLNLCKQLKEMFSTIISKIDTN; this is translated from the coding sequence ATGAATAATTTTAATATTAACTCTTTTAATAACGATGAAGAATTTAAAATCGAGTTTTTAGAAGAAAATGAGGATTTTAAGATTGAGATTCCTGGAATGATAGAATTCCCTGCAGAAACTCCTGTTGTAAAACAGGAACAAAAAGAGCCGAAAAAAGAAGTAAAACAAAAAGATAATATTCCTGAGAAACCAACAATTCAAATGATAAGCGCCGAGCTGTTGAAAGAGAACTTACTAAACAGGGAGTTTTTTGACGACATAGAAGGTAGGCAGTGGGAAGAGTTCTTGGAAAGCATCAGGACAAGTGGTATATTGACACCGCTTATAGTAACAGATGATTACACGGTAGTATCAGGAAGTCAAAGATTACGTGCAGCGAGAGAATTGGGGCTGAAAGAAGTACCTTGTATTGTAAAAGAATATAAAAACAAAGATGGTATTAAAAAAGAAGATTGGATTTTAAAAGAACTGTTGGAAGTAAACTATAGACAGAGGGGAATAGCAAACTTAAACCCTATAAAGGTAGCAAAGGGTATATTGGAGCTTGAAAGGATATATGAAATACAGAGGGGAAATAACCAGTATTTAAGAAGTGGAACTTCACTAAGTGGAGAACCATTACCCAAAAAATCCCAATCAGAAATTATGGATACTTTAGGAATCAAAAAAAGTTATTATTACAAACTTAAAAGACTCAACGAACTTATTCCTGCTATACAGCAGCTTGTAAGAGAAAATAAAATACCTGTATCTGTTGCAACCGAAATAGCATATCTTGAACCTTCCATACAAGAGCTTCTTTATAAAACATTAAAAGAAGACATTATGGAAATCAGTATGCAGGAAGTCCAAATGATAAGGGAACAGGCAGAAAAAGATATGCAAGATCTTATCGATCAGTTAAATGAATTAATAAGACAAAACAGAGAAAAAGACCTTGAAATAAAACAAAAAGAAGATGAAATAAAACAAAAAGAGACTCTTATAGAACAATATAAAACAGCTATTGAATTTACAAACGAACAATTAAAAAAACTCCAAAATAAACCAATAGAAAAAATAGAAGTAATTCCTGACAACATAAAACAAGAAATAGAAAATTTAAAGAAACAGCAGGAAAATATCTATGAAAAACTTAAACAAACAGAAGAGGAACTTAAAAAAGCAAAACAGGAATATGAACAAATTAAGCAGGAAAAAGAAAATTACAAAACATTGTGGTTAAAAGAAAAAAATGGAAATACACAAAAACTCTGGAGAATAACAGAAAGCCTTGAAAATACTAAAAGAGAGTTAGAAAAACTTGATTTAGATATTTTAGCATCTTTTGACGAACAAGATAAAGAATCTTTCTTAAATCTTTGCAAACAGCTTAAAGAAATGTTTAGCACGATTATTTCAAAGATTGATACTAATTAA
- a CDS encoding helix-turn-helix domain-containing protein, with amino-acid sequence MNKKLLKLSDVAEILDIKIDRIYALARQGIIPVVRIGRQLRVDPEKLQEWIEQGGQGFEGGWKKKEG; translated from the coding sequence ATGAATAAAAAATTATTAAAATTAAGCGATGTTGCCGAAATTCTTGACATTAAAATAGATAGGATTTATGCCCTTGCAAGACAGGGAATTATACCCGTTGTGAGAATTGGACGCCAATTGCGAGTCGATCCAGAAAAATTACAAGAGTGGATAGAGCAGGGCGGTCAGGGCTTCGAAGGTGGATGGAAGAAAAAAGAAGGATGA
- a CDS encoding CHC2 zinc finger domain-containing protein: MEEKRRMINMITSKYNIFQVVKENIDLMEAIEYYGFQPIRKGRYYWLLCPFHSEKHPSFCINGNTFKCFGCGVHGDVINFVSLLFNLKPIDAVYRLVTDFGIDLPYAKKIDKIYCKAKQNYEDIKLYQAFITQRDRIYDYLCNIRDIYSRLKELITNPEDIQLDEFVETCHKQDLIEYWLDIILTGSIQEQYEVIKSVIKEVTNDGK, encoded by the coding sequence ATGGAAGAAAAAAGAAGGATGATAAATATGATTACTTCTAAATACAACATATTTCAAGTGGTAAAAGAAAATATTGATCTTATGGAAGCCATAGAGTACTATGGTTTCCAGCCAATAAGGAAAGGGCGTTATTATTGGCTCTTATGCCCTTTCCATTCAGAAAAGCACCCAAGCTTTTGTATTAATGGAAATACTTTTAAATGTTTCGGGTGCGGAGTCCATGGAGATGTAATAAATTTTGTATCGCTATTATTTAATTTGAAGCCTATAGACGCTGTTTATAGGCTTGTAACAGACTTTGGTATAGATTTACCATATGCAAAAAAAATTGACAAAATATATTGCAAAGCAAAACAAAATTACGAAGATATAAAACTTTACCAAGCTTTTATTACTCAAAGAGACAGAATATACGATTACTTATGCAATATACGTGATATTTATAGCCGTTTAAAAGAACTCATTACAAACCCAGAAGATATACAGCTCGACGAATTTGTTGAGACCTGCCATAAACAGGATCTCATAGAATACTGGTTGGATATTATTCTAACAGGAAGCATTCAAGAACAATATGAAGTGATTAAATCAGTAATCAAGGAGGTAACAAATGATGGAAAATAA
- a CDS encoding DUF3987 domain-containing protein, with amino-acid sequence MMENKSQIISELKRIKSQDQDFEKIITIEPISSQYNANEEDILMEEEAIPWPADFTKEAYHGLAGEFVKLIEPYTEADPAALLMTFLTIFSCYIDKKIFMQIGTEKIYSNIYTLIVGNSSKARKGTSWNAVIELFKRLDSNFVTHRVKSGFGSGEGIIAKVSDEMYDKKTKQWIKREDQRLLLFEPEFSSILKIGSREGNILTNIIREAFDNHTIENNVKYDDSSLRSSNHHLSIVAHITAPELKKFMKEVDTKNGFYNRFLWICVRRSKLLPISPPIDDGIYNKLLLDLHDIIEWLNNINIHVITFDESVKSYWIEIYKELSNEDTDGLVADLTARAETYLLRLSLIYAVLDKSMTIKKAHIDAALAVWDRNVQSIKFLFGESKPDTIEIKILNALQNNPMTQAELYNNIFHHHIKSEILNEALQKLSAKNKINCQIIKTKGRPKKIWSLNENN; translated from the coding sequence ATGATGGAAAATAAATCACAAATAATCTCTGAACTTAAAAGAATTAAAAGTCAAGATCAAGACTTTGAAAAAATTATAACCATTGAACCAATATCAAGTCAATATAATGCTAATGAAGAAGATATTTTAATGGAAGAAGAAGCTATTCCATGGCCTGCTGACTTCACTAAAGAAGCATATCACGGCCTAGCGGGTGAATTTGTCAAATTAATAGAACCCTATACCGAAGCAGACCCCGCTGCTCTCTTGATGACTTTTTTAACAATCTTTAGCTGCTACATTGATAAAAAAATATTTATGCAGATAGGCACAGAAAAGATTTATAGCAATATTTATACTCTCATTGTTGGCAACAGTTCTAAAGCAAGAAAAGGGACAAGCTGGAATGCTGTCATAGAATTATTTAAAAGGTTAGATTCTAACTTCGTAACACACCGCGTAAAGAGCGGTTTTGGGAGCGGTGAAGGAATTATCGCAAAAGTCAGCGACGAAATGTATGATAAAAAAACAAAGCAATGGATTAAACGAGAAGACCAGAGATTGCTGCTGTTTGAGCCAGAATTCAGTTCCATTTTAAAAATAGGTAGTAGAGAAGGCAACATTCTCACAAATATTATAAGAGAAGCTTTCGACAATCATACTATTGAAAATAACGTAAAATACGACGATTCCTCTCTTCGATCCTCCAATCATCATCTAAGTATTGTCGCACACATTACAGCTCCCGAATTAAAAAAATTCATGAAAGAAGTAGATACAAAAAATGGCTTCTACAATCGTTTCCTGTGGATATGCGTAAGACGCAGTAAACTCTTGCCCATATCGCCACCTATAGATGATGGTATCTATAACAAGTTACTTTTAGATCTACATGACATAATTGAATGGCTTAATAACATAAATATCCATGTAATAACATTCGACGAATCCGTAAAAAGCTATTGGATTGAAATATACAAGGAGCTTTCCAATGAAGATACAGACGGATTAGTAGCAGATCTTACAGCGAGAGCAGAAACCTATCTATTAAGGTTGAGTCTTATATATGCAGTATTGGATAAAAGCATGACCATTAAAAAAGCCCATATAGATGCCGCACTCGCCGTATGGGATCGTAACGTTCAATCAATTAAATTTCTATTTGGAGAAAGTAAACCTGATACCATAGAAATAAAAATATTAAATGCTCTACAAAACAATCCAATGACCCAAGCAGAACTCTATAACAACATTTTTCATCACCATATAAAATCTGAAATACTCAACGAAGCTTTGCAAAAATTATCTGCCAAAAACAAAATTAATTGCCAAATAATTAAAACAAAAGGTCGACCAAAAAAAATTTGGTCGTTAAATGAAAATAATTAA
- a CDS encoding ATP-binding protein: MDNIAALKDTNKTNNIKTLSRITAEISRASEYFSLKELQAQTGQPYTNFASVVLKELVDNALDACESNNIIPEINIDILMKNDIYLISISDNGRGIPPHTVSRILDFSIRVSDKSIYRSPTRGAQGNALKTVLGIPFSLGCSMPVIIEAQGTKHTIYTRVDAIGNVRIEHSKEPSQYVEGTKITVPVPSANQKFYPEWWAKAFAIFNPHASIKIRLFDKKSVNDSACSNAKDFQNKTLEFLPTVSFPDEWIKFLPTNPTSPWWYSEEDLARLIFAYVYSKNDITLREFVRQFRGFSGTQKAKEICSKFSEIKYLRDFEEHQPLIGILLETMKKNTNPVHSKILGFCGEEHFKTNFSQLYGIKRFWYKSSFGEIEGIPYVIEVALAETQKEGDIFTGINFSPTFDDPLASIPLSSSEFEAYGIHGFLSHVVPYAQLENSLKPQNNIAMAFHLVCPSLDFLDRAKTHITLHPKIAEDVAKTLWSVCKTIYKERKQREKNAARAERKAMEREKMLKRAQYTVREAVFKVLPEAIEKATGNGKYPVSARTLYYQVRPLIQTYTNKELEYNYFSQKLLVEYQKTYGVINLIYYDPRGILYEPYTRKTLPLGTREVEKYEFPDWVFNKILYVEKKGVWPVLEASQIAERYDMAIIVAEGYATQAARILFERADKQKDYKLFVLHDADPYGYNIARTLREETERMKGYSVDVIDIGLKLEEALEMGLQSETFTREQDIPNGIKENLTPLEKEWFIGKKIHNKSSLSRRIELNAMSGPQLVEYIEKKLEKYGACAKVLPPQDIVITHANNLHHALLEKQLEQRIIEKLNIRALVNRTIDQLPSPNFGNLMEYLSQELSINPPESWRQLVQAQIEEYIKEILNQVDWNSILE, translated from the coding sequence ATGGATAACATAGCAGCTTTAAAAGATACTAATAAAACCAATAACATTAAAACACTCAGCAGAATCACTGCAGAAATCTCTCGGGCTTCTGAATATTTTTCACTAAAAGAACTCCAAGCTCAAACTGGTCAGCCCTATACTAATTTTGCTTCCGTTGTGCTTAAGGAACTTGTAGACAATGCCCTGGATGCCTGCGAAAGCAACAACATTATTCCAGAGATAAATATAGATATTCTTATGAAAAATGACATATACCTGATTAGCATCTCTGACAATGGACGTGGTATTCCACCACATACAGTCAGCCGCATTCTTGATTTCAGCATCCGCGTTTCGGACAAGTCCATTTACCGCAGTCCGACGCGTGGCGCTCAAGGCAATGCTTTAAAGACAGTATTAGGTATTCCCTTTTCTCTTGGGTGCTCTATGCCAGTTATAATTGAGGCACAGGGAACAAAACACACAATTTATACTCGAGTTGATGCTATAGGAAATGTAAGAATAGAACATTCTAAAGAACCTTCTCAATATGTGGAAGGAACTAAAATTACAGTACCTGTCCCATCTGCCAATCAAAAATTTTATCCTGAATGGTGGGCAAAAGCTTTTGCAATTTTCAATCCCCATGCCTCGATAAAAATTAGACTTTTTGATAAAAAAAGTGTCAATGATTCAGCATGCTCAAATGCTAAAGACTTTCAGAATAAAACACTTGAATTTTTACCAACCGTATCTTTCCCAGATGAATGGATTAAATTTTTGCCAACTAATCCAACATCTCCTTGGTGGTACTCCGAAGAAGACCTTGCAAGATTGATTTTTGCTTATGTTTATTCAAAAAATGACATTACCTTAAGAGAATTTGTTCGTCAATTTCGTGGATTTTCAGGTACTCAAAAAGCAAAAGAAATTTGCAGTAAGTTTTCTGAAATAAAATATTTAAGGGATTTTGAAGAACATCAACCATTGATAGGGATATTGCTTGAAACAATGAAGAAAAATACAAATCCTGTCCATTCCAAAATCCTTGGTTTCTGTGGCGAAGAACACTTTAAAACCAACTTTTCACAACTTTACGGAATCAAACGCTTTTGGTACAAATCTTCTTTTGGAGAAATTGAAGGAATACCATATGTAATAGAAGTAGCTCTTGCAGAAACTCAAAAGGAGGGTGACATTTTCACAGGCATAAATTTTAGCCCTACTTTTGATGACCCTCTTGCATCAATTCCTCTTTCCTCTTCGGAATTTGAGGCTTATGGTATTCATGGGTTTCTTTCCCATGTTGTTCCTTACGCCCAACTAGAGAATAGTTTGAAACCTCAAAATAATATAGCAATGGCTTTTCATCTAGTATGTCCTTCCCTTGACTTTTTGGATAGAGCTAAAACACATATAACATTACATCCAAAAATAGCAGAAGATGTTGCAAAAACTTTATGGAGTGTATGTAAAACTATTTACAAGGAAAGAAAACAAAGAGAAAAAAATGCAGCACGCGCTGAAAGAAAAGCCATGGAAAGAGAAAAAATGCTTAAACGTGCCCAATATACAGTAAGAGAAGCAGTGTTCAAAGTATTACCAGAAGCAATAGAAAAAGCTACTGGTAACGGTAAATATCCTGTTAGTGCTCGAACTCTTTATTATCAAGTACGGCCGTTAATCCAAACTTACACAAATAAAGAACTTGAATACAACTATTTTAGCCAAAAACTTTTAGTGGAATATCAAAAAACTTATGGTGTAATAAATCTGATATACTATGACCCTCGAGGAATTCTTTACGAGCCATATACTAGGAAAACATTACCTCTAGGTACGAGAGAAGTGGAAAAATATGAATTCCCCGATTGGGTATTTAATAAAATACTTTACGTAGAAAAGAAAGGCGTATGGCCAGTTTTAGAAGCATCGCAAATTGCAGAAAGATACGACATGGCTATCATAGTAGCTGAAGGTTATGCAACTCAAGCAGCTAGAATTCTTTTCGAGCGGGCAGATAAGCAGAAAGACTACAAGCTTTTTGTATTACACGATGCAGATCCATACGGTTATAACATTGCTCGCACATTAAGAGAAGAAACAGAACGAATGAAAGGATATTCTGTCGACGTCATAGACATAGGTCTTAAATTAGAAGAAGCCCTTGAAATGGGGTTACAAAGTGAAACTTTTACTCGGGAACAAGACATACCTAATGGCATAAAGGAAAACCTTACTCCTCTTGAAAAAGAGTGGTTCATTGGTAAAAAAATCCACAACAAATCAAGTTTATCGCGTAGAATAGAGCTAAATGCTATGAGTGGTCCTCAACTTGTAGAATATATAGAAAAAAAACTTGAAAAATACGGAGCTTGCGCTAAGGTATTACCTCCTCAAGACATAGTTATAACCCATGCCAATAATCTTCACCATGCCCTATTAGAAAAACAACTGGAGCAACGTATAATAGAAAAGCTAAATATCCGTGCACTAGTTAATCGTACAATAGATCAATTGCCTTCTCCAAACTTCGGAAACCTTATGGAATATCTTTCTCAAGAATTATCTATCAATCCACCTGAATCATGGCGACAGCTAGTACAAGCACAGATTGAAGAGTATATAAAAGAAATATTAAATCAAGTTGATTGGAACTCCATTTTAGAATGA
- a CDS encoding IS30 family transposase — MVHNNDTTKKRSFKHLSSYERGEIYALLKEGRSIRYIAKKLNRSPSTISREIKRGTTTQLRSDLSSYTSYFPETGQAVYEKNRSNCGAKFKVAKAEDFLKYAENKILNEKWSPDAVVGYCKKDPSWNNKTIVCTKTLYNYIDRGLLKVKNIDLPLKLRLKPRKKQNRKNKRIMGKSIDFRPKEVESREVFGHWEIDTLIGKKSNDKVLLTLIERKTRHEIILLLDTKDSKSVKDALSKLKDMFGDNLNKVFKTITSDNGTEFSDLESALLEYGVEVYYTHPYSSWERATNERHNGLIRRFIPKGKSIRDLSIDTIKRVENWLNNLPRKLLNYKTPKKYFYEELAKIC, encoded by the coding sequence ATGGTTCATAATAATGATACCACAAAAAAGCGTTCTTTTAAACACTTAAGTAGCTATGAACGAGGAGAGATCTATGCATTACTCAAAGAAGGAAGAAGTATTCGGTATATTGCTAAAAAACTTAACCGATCTCCAAGTACTATAAGCCGTGAAATTAAACGTGGAACTACTACACAACTTAGAAGTGATTTGTCTTCTTATACAAGCTATTTTCCTGAAACCGGTCAGGCTGTCTACGAAAAAAATCGTTCAAATTGTGGAGCTAAATTTAAAGTAGCTAAAGCAGAAGATTTCTTGAAATATGCTGAAAATAAAATATTAAATGAAAAATGGTCACCAGACGCAGTTGTAGGTTATTGTAAGAAGGACCCAAGTTGGAATAATAAAACCATTGTTTGTACTAAAACACTGTACAACTATATAGATAGAGGATTATTAAAAGTTAAAAACATTGATTTACCTTTAAAACTACGCTTAAAACCAAGGAAGAAACAAAACCGTAAAAATAAACGTATTATGGGTAAAAGTATTGATTTTAGGCCTAAAGAAGTTGAAAGCCGCGAAGTTTTTGGACATTGGGAAATAGATACGTTAATTGGCAAGAAGTCTAATGACAAGGTCCTTTTAACATTAATAGAGCGTAAGACTCGCCATGAAATAATATTACTATTGGATACAAAAGACAGTAAATCTGTTAAAGATGCACTATCAAAATTAAAAGATATGTTTGGTGACAATTTAAACAAAGTCTTTAAAACAATAACATCTGATAATGGTACAGAGTTTAGTGATTTAGAAAGTGCTCTTTTAGAATATGGCGTAGAAGTATATTATACACATCCATATTCATCTTGGGAAAGAGCTACAAATGAACGACATAATGGTCTTATACGACGTTTTATCCCTAAAGGAAAAAGTATTAGAGATTTATCTATAGATACGATAAAGAGAGTAGAAAATTGGCTTAATAACCTTCCACGAAAATTGTTAAATTATAAAACGCCTAAGAAATACTTTTATGAAGAGCTGGCAAAAATCTGTTAA
- a CDS encoding tyrosine-type recombinase/integrase, whose amino-acid sequence MARSGSLFHQLLNSLKEQQAFGKSKYEVKIEARQQALKNGLHGKDVFNAMNNSVFNAGIFSVQTYATYRAEIKKFADWCKSKGLKNKDFDKSKELVPAYLEEKIAKCQSAWTIKVARAALRKAYKDNELAKEVKIPERKIKEISRSRVEREHDKKINLNNYKDVVDFCKASGLRRRELFSVAVKDIYEKDNRLYVHVRNGKGGKEREVPILREFQERVSEIVKKVRDKGKERLFERIPSRIDVHSYRREYAKQRYREIRGKEYKKGTRDKEDRKAVREVSRNLGHNRENVTVSHYLS is encoded by the coding sequence ATGGCTAGAAGTGGAAGTTTATTTCATCAGCTGTTAAACAGCCTAAAAGAACAGCAGGCATTCGGGAAAAGTAAATATGAAGTCAAGATAGAGGCAAGACAGCAAGCATTAAAAAATGGACTTCATGGCAAGGATGTCTTTAATGCAATGAATAATTCCGTTTTCAATGCTGGCATTTTTTCTGTACAAACATATGCAACTTACAGAGCGGAAATTAAAAAGTTCGCAGACTGGTGCAAATCCAAAGGGTTAAAAAACAAGGATTTTGACAAATCGAAAGAATTAGTACCGGCATATCTTGAAGAGAAGATTGCAAAGTGCCAATCTGCCTGGACAATCAAGGTAGCAAGAGCAGCCTTAAGAAAAGCATATAAAGACAACGAACTTGCAAAAGAAGTGAAAATACCCGAAAGAAAAATCAAAGAGATTTCAAGGTCGAGAGTTGAAAGAGAACATGATAAAAAGATTAATTTAAATAACTATAAGGATGTGGTGGATTTTTGTAAGGCTTCAGGTTTAAGAAGGCGAGAACTTTTTTCTGTTGCTGTGAAAGATATCTATGAGAAGGATAACAGATTATACGTACATGTCAGAAACGGCAAAGGAGGTAAAGAAAGAGAAGTACCAATACTCAGAGAATTTCAAGAACGTGTAAGTGAAATAGTTAAAAAAGTCAGAGACAAAGGCAAAGAACGATTGTTTGAAAGAATACCTAGCCGCATTGACGTCCACTCCTATCGCCGTGAGTATGCAAAACAAAGATACAGAGAGATAAGAGGCAAAGAATACAAAAAAGGAACAAGAGATAAAGAGGATAGAAAAGCCGTAAGAGAAGTCAGTAGAAACCTGGGCCACAATCGTGAAAATGTTACTGTATCTCATTATTTGTCATAA
- a CDS encoding helix-turn-helix domain-containing protein, which yields MDKFYTVKEVAELLKVNIHTVYRWVREGRLPAIKIGDLVRIPESELNKFLEEHKK from the coding sequence ATGGACAAATTTTATACAGTAAAAGAGGTTGCAGAGTTATTGAAAGTTAATATACATACTGTTTACAGATGGGTCAGAGAAGGACGTTTACCAGCTATAAAAATAGGTGACTTAGTGCGTATTCCTGAAAGTGAGCTTAATAAGTTTCTTGAAGAGCATAAAAAGTAA
- a CDS encoding tyrosine-type recombinase/integrase — MGRSIGQIINRGKDKWLVRIFLGYDENGKRKYHNKTIYGSKKDAEKYKIEKLNEINKGIFVEPANITLKEYLDEWIKTSLKGRVKATTYQSYVKIIELYIKPVLGDYKISKLNPLLIQDMLTNMMNKNLSARTIRYTHTILKNALNQAVKWQIISNNPCNNVDLPKQTKQEMKVLTPEQAKKFLEACVYNRWGILFEVLLTSGMRPGEALGLKWEDIDFKNNRIYVKRNLTRTNDGWKLEEPKTPRSRRTIPLPKEVMKSLKEHKKNQTEEKLKAKETLNYDKDKDKFKPEEWQEKLKDPKVYIDYGFVFAAQNGSPLDMRKVVERYFKPLLKEANLPDIRLYDLRHTCATLLLAAGENPKVVSERLGHANITLTLDTYSHVLPDMQKEAAAKLEEMLF, encoded by the coding sequence ATGGGAAGATCAATCGGACAAATAATTAATAGAGGCAAAGATAAATGGCTTGTTAGAATTTTTTTAGGGTATGATGAAAATGGTAAACGCAAATATCATAACAAAACTATATATGGAAGTAAAAAGGATGCTGAAAAGTACAAAATAGAGAAACTGAATGAAATTAACAAAGGAATTTTTGTTGAACCTGCAAATATAACATTAAAAGAATACCTCGATGAATGGATAAAAACTTCTCTAAAGGGACGCGTAAAAGCAACTACTTACCAAAGCTATGTAAAAATTATAGAACTCTACATTAAACCTGTTTTGGGCGACTATAAAATTTCAAAGTTAAATCCTTTGCTAATACAAGATATGCTTACAAATATGATGAATAAAAATCTTTCAGCAAGAACAATAAGATATACACATACTATCTTAAAAAATGCTTTAAACCAAGCTGTTAAATGGCAAATTATAAGCAATAATCCCTGCAATAATGTGGATTTACCTAAGCAAACAAAGCAAGAAATGAAAGTACTAACACCAGAACAGGCTAAAAAGTTTTTAGAAGCTTGTGTTTATAACAGATGGGGAATCTTATTTGAAGTCCTATTAACATCAGGAATGCGTCCTGGAGAAGCCCTGGGCCTCAAATGGGAAGATATAGATTTTAAAAATAATCGTATTTACGTTAAAAGAAATCTCACAAGAACAAATGATGGATGGAAACTTGAAGAACCAAAAACACCAAGAAGCAGAAGAACTATACCACTGCCCAAAGAGGTAATGAAAAGTCTTAAGGAACATAAAAAAAACCAAACAGAAGAAAAGCTTAAAGCAAAGGAAACTTTAAATTATGATAAAGACAAGGATAAGTTTAAGCCGGAAGAATGGCAAGAGAAGTTAAAGGACCCCAAAGTATATATAGATTATGGTTTTGTATTTGCTGCACAGAATGGTAGTCCGTTAGATATGCGAAAAGTAGTTGAAAGATATTTTAAGCCTCTTTTAAAAGAAGCAAATTTACCTGACATACGGTTATACGATTTAAGGCATACATGTGCTACTCTTTTACTGGCAGCAGGAGAAAATCCAAAAGTAGTAAGTGAGAGGTTAGGACATGCAAACATAACATTAACGCTTGACACTTATAGTCATGTATTACCTGATATGCAAAAGGAAGCAGCAGCAAAGCTTGAAGAAATGTTATTTTAA